One part of the Lapillicoccus jejuensis genome encodes these proteins:
- a CDS encoding DUF4350 domain-containing protein, producing MTLLDPTPDTTEGTAAATADAPARPARRRRLVWVALAVLVVGAAVLMSALSPGAPNQAPLDPDDPGRYGARAVAEVLRRQGVQVDVVRSQDALLAATVDGDTTVLVATTDDLAEATIDRLVEASSTARRLVVVDPPSWVLGHLDPDVQSAALPVAAGDLRTGDACRTPDVRDGEQLAHAQRGYRTAPDSGVEPDAACWVGEQGYATYLALPGDVDRAPLVLLGSSTALDNDEVDEADDAAVVLRTLGATPRLVWYVPTLTDIPADDTSRTQEVVPGWVGPGLALLTVALLGVMLWRGRRLGRLVREPLPAVVRAVETTQSRGRLYRRARDTGRAAAVLREATRRRLAGYLGLPPGAPPDVLVRATAAAVGQPEPDVGHLLAGPPPATDDELLGLATRLATLEREVRRS from the coding sequence GTGACCCTCCTCGACCCCACCCCCGACACCACCGAGGGCACCGCCGCCGCGACCGCCGACGCCCCCGCGCGCCCGGCCCGGCGCCGCCGCCTGGTCTGGGTCGCGCTCGCCGTCCTCGTCGTCGGCGCCGCCGTCCTCATGAGCGCGCTGTCGCCCGGCGCGCCGAACCAGGCGCCGCTGGACCCGGACGACCCGGGCCGGTACGGCGCCCGCGCCGTCGCCGAGGTGCTGCGCCGCCAGGGCGTGCAGGTCGACGTCGTCCGCTCCCAGGACGCGCTGCTGGCCGCCACGGTCGACGGCGACACGACCGTCCTCGTCGCGACGACCGACGACCTCGCAGAGGCCACCATCGACCGGCTCGTCGAGGCCAGCAGCACAGCCCGGCGCCTCGTCGTCGTCGACCCGCCGTCCTGGGTCCTCGGCCACCTCGACCCGGACGTGCAGTCCGCGGCCCTGCCCGTCGCCGCCGGGGACCTGCGCACCGGCGACGCGTGCCGCACCCCCGACGTGCGCGACGGCGAGCAGCTGGCCCACGCCCAGCGCGGCTACCGCACGGCCCCCGACAGCGGGGTCGAGCCCGACGCCGCCTGCTGGGTGGGTGAGCAGGGCTACGCGACGTACCTCGCCCTCCCCGGCGACGTCGACCGCGCCCCGCTCGTGCTGCTCGGGTCGAGCACCGCCCTCGACAACGACGAGGTCGACGAGGCCGACGACGCCGCCGTCGTGCTGCGCACGCTCGGCGCGACGCCACGGCTGGTCTGGTACGTCCCGACCCTCACCGACATCCCGGCCGACGACACCTCGCGGACGCAGGAGGTCGTGCCCGGCTGGGTCGGGCCCGGCCTCGCGCTGCTGACGGTCGCCCTGCTCGGGGTGATGCTGTGGCGCGGGCGCCGCCTCGGTCGCCTGGTCCGCGAGCCGCTGCCGGCCGTCGTCCGCGCCGTCGAGACGACGCAGAGCCGCGGCCGGCTCTACCGCAGGGCCCGCGACACCGGCCGCGCCGCCGCGGTCCTGCGGGAGGCCACCCGCCGCCGGCTCGCCGGTTACCTCGGCCTGCCGCCCGGCGCCCCGCCGGACGTCCTCGTGCGGGCGACCGCCGCCGCAGTCGGGCAGCCCGAGCCCGACGTCGGCCACCTGCTCGCCGGTCCCCCACCGGCCACCGACGACGAGCTGCTCGGCCTCGCCACCCGGCTCGCCACCCTGGAGAGAGAGGTCCGCCGCTCGTGA
- a CDS encoding DUF4129 domain-containing protein → MSVVALLAAHAATHASLLAARLPAALDPDPDTARRWVQEELAGNEYQDRRSLLQRLLDWVQQRLADLQGTPGRGGVSLPPFVIAVLAGAVVVALVVLASRVRRERSTAGGGSATVLGDSTLTAQQLRDRAERAFADGRYDDAVLDHVRATARDADDRTLLSDAPALTAHEVGLRLSQVFPDHAGAVTRATDRFDAVAYGRVAASREDAVDVRDTGEVLRRARPRLTPAPAPAPARAPVAAPVGVAAGAPGARPDGDAPYGDLRRGGRATTVSTVAGSGREDRQGPGADPGSDAVWRGP, encoded by the coding sequence GTGAGCGTCGTCGCGCTGCTCGCCGCGCACGCCGCCACCCACGCGTCGCTGCTCGCGGCGCGGCTGCCCGCCGCGCTCGACCCCGACCCGGACACGGCCCGCCGCTGGGTGCAGGAGGAGCTGGCCGGCAACGAGTACCAGGACCGTCGCTCCCTGCTCCAGCGCCTCCTGGACTGGGTGCAGCAGCGGCTGGCCGACCTGCAGGGCACCCCGGGCCGCGGCGGCGTCAGCCTGCCCCCCTTCGTCATCGCCGTGCTCGCCGGGGCGGTCGTCGTCGCGCTCGTCGTCCTCGCGAGCCGGGTGCGCCGCGAGCGCAGCACCGCCGGCGGCGGCTCGGCGACCGTCCTCGGCGACTCCACCCTCACCGCCCAGCAGCTGCGCGACCGCGCGGAGCGGGCGTTCGCCGACGGCCGGTACGACGACGCCGTGCTCGACCACGTGCGCGCCACCGCCCGCGACGCCGACGACCGCACCCTGCTCAGCGACGCCCCCGCCCTCACCGCGCACGAGGTCGGGCTGCGCCTGTCCCAGGTCTTCCCCGACCACGCGGGCGCCGTCACCCGCGCCACCGACCGGTTCGACGCGGTCGCGTACGGCCGGGTCGCCGCCTCCCGCGAGGATGCCGTCGACGTGCGCGACACCGGCGAGGTGCTGCGCCGGGCCCGGCCCCGGCTCACCCCCGCCCCCGCCCCAGCCCCTGCCCGAGCCCCGGTCGCTGCCCCGGTCGGCGTCGCGGCCGGGGCGCCGGGCGCCCGCCCCGACGGCGACGCGCCGTACGGCGACCTGCGGCGCGGCGGCCGCGCGACGACGGTCTCCACCGTCGCCGGGTCGGGTCGCGAGGACCGCCAGGGGCCGGGCGCCGACCCGGGCTCCGACGCGGTGTGGAGGGGCCCGTGA
- a CDS encoding glycerophosphoryl diester phosphodiesterase membrane domain-containing protein, with amino-acid sequence MSGFGPPPGTPTGGGPRRAPSYLPPGGLGGRRTGPPGLPLASSAHKPGIVPLRPLSLGDLLDGAAKHVRRNPGTVLGLSLATVAVCAVPAVLVSALVLTGTWWSAVDASFVLAPGEASVLLLGLGVAFGVLLLVGLLALPVSEAVLGRRPGLGALWAGLRPRLPRLVLLELVLLLLLAVPPVLVVVSLVVLSAGPLPLVLLAGLLGTLLVLAWTALVLWRTALAAPVLVLERRGVRDSLRRAWSLSSGGFWRIAGSTLLVTAVALLVFLVLGLVASGIATLVTLVAGLDGDTAQAGLLLASNLATIGAAAVATPFVAGVVDLLYVDARMRREGLDVLLQRAAARSAAPAVRR; translated from the coding sequence GTGAGCGGCTTCGGCCCGCCCCCGGGCACCCCCACGGGAGGCGGCCCGCGCCGCGCGCCGTCGTACCTGCCCCCGGGCGGGCTGGGCGGGCGCCGGACCGGCCCCCCCGGTCTCCCGCTGGCCAGCTCCGCCCACAAGCCCGGCATCGTCCCGCTGCGCCCGCTCTCGCTCGGCGACCTGCTCGACGGGGCCGCCAAGCACGTGCGCCGCAACCCGGGCACCGTCCTCGGGCTCAGCCTCGCGACCGTCGCGGTCTGCGCGGTCCCCGCGGTCCTCGTCTCCGCGCTCGTGCTCACCGGCACGTGGTGGTCGGCCGTCGACGCGTCCTTCGTGCTCGCCCCCGGCGAGGCCTCGGTGCTGCTGCTCGGCCTCGGCGTGGCCTTCGGCGTCCTCCTGCTCGTCGGGCTGCTCGCCCTGCCGGTGTCCGAGGCCGTCCTCGGCCGGCGCCCCGGGCTCGGCGCGCTGTGGGCGGGGCTGCGCCCGCGGCTGCCCCGGCTCGTGCTGCTCGAGCTCGTCCTCCTGCTGCTGCTCGCCGTGCCGCCGGTCCTCGTCGTCGTCTCGCTCGTCGTGCTCTCCGCCGGCCCGCTGCCGCTCGTCCTGCTCGCGGGGCTGCTCGGGACGCTGCTCGTGCTCGCCTGGACCGCGCTCGTGCTGTGGCGCACCGCGCTCGCCGCACCCGTGCTCGTCCTCGAGCGCCGCGGGGTGCGCGACTCCCTGCGCCGCGCCTGGTCGCTGTCGTCCGGCGGCTTCTGGCGGATCGCCGGCAGCACGCTGCTCGTCACCGCCGTCGCGCTGCTCGTCTTCCTCGTCCTCGGGCTGGTCGCCTCCGGGATCGCCACCCTGGTCACCCTCGTCGCGGGCCTCGACGGCGACACCGCCCAGGCCGGCCTGCTGCTCGCCTCCAACCTCGCCACCATCGGGGCCGCCGCCGTCGCGACCCCCTTCGTCGCCGGTGTCGTCGACCTGCTCTACGTCGACGCCCGGATGCGCCGCGAGGGGCTCGACGTCCTGCTCCAGCGCGCTGCCGCCCGCAGCGCCGCCCCGGCGGTCCGCCGGTGA